A single region of the Actinoplanes sp. SE50/110 genome encodes:
- a CDS encoding NADPH-dependent FMN reductase: MACVLLISGSTREGSVHTAALRTAARFAPAEIDARLYSGLAALPAFLPGDPAPPASVVDLRRQVAAADAVMISTPEYAGALPGSLKNLFDWLVDGGDLTGKPAAWLSVVAPGQDEGARAGLESVLEHGGARLLRAGCVRVPLDVRAVDERGLVDDPLLHRAVQDVVQALIRSLAGPRPQPSWQVHSSVYPVITRNDAPSFVRRPDFR, from the coding sequence ATGGCCTGCGTCCTGCTGATCTCGGGTAGCACTCGCGAGGGTTCCGTGCACACCGCCGCGCTGCGCACCGCGGCCCGGTTCGCCCCGGCGGAGATCGACGCCCGACTCTATTCGGGACTCGCCGCGCTACCCGCCTTCCTGCCGGGTGACCCGGCGCCGCCGGCGTCGGTCGTGGACCTGCGCCGCCAGGTCGCCGCCGCCGACGCGGTGATGATCAGCACCCCGGAGTACGCCGGTGCCCTGCCCGGCAGCCTGAAGAACCTGTTCGACTGGCTGGTCGACGGCGGCGACCTGACCGGCAAGCCGGCCGCCTGGCTGTCGGTGGTCGCGCCCGGTCAGGACGAGGGCGCCCGGGCCGGTCTGGAGTCGGTGCTGGAGCACGGCGGCGCGCGGCTGCTGCGGGCCGGCTGCGTGCGGGTCCCGCTGGACGTCCGGGCCGTCGACGAGCGGGGGCTGGTCGACGACCCGTTGCTGCACCGGGCGGTGCAGGACGTGGTGCAGGCACTGATCCGGTCGCTGGCCGGGCCCCGCCCGCAGCCGTCCTGGCAGGTGCACTCGAGCGTGTATCCGGTGATCACCCGGAACGACGCGCCGAGCTTCGTCCGCCGGCCGGACTTCCGCTGA
- a CDS encoding response regulator transcription factor has translation MSIRVVVADDQTAVREGLSLMLSLLDDIEVVGEAADGEQALELVGRERPDVALMDLRMPRRDGVSTTAMIREQFPETRVVVLTTFADDEHILGALRAGAVGYLTKDAGRVQIAQAVRAAAIGQGVLDPQVQQRLLAAATGGAAAAGGTAARAERELPDGLTAREAEVLRLIAAGLSNKEIAKRLFVTEVTVKSHVNRLFAKAGVRDRAQAVRYAYQHGLSA, from the coding sequence GTGAGCATCCGCGTGGTGGTGGCCGACGATCAGACCGCGGTCCGCGAGGGGCTCTCGCTGATGCTGAGCCTGCTCGACGACATCGAGGTGGTCGGCGAGGCGGCCGACGGTGAGCAGGCTCTGGAGCTCGTCGGCCGGGAGCGGCCCGACGTGGCGCTGATGGACCTGCGGATGCCGCGACGCGACGGGGTCTCGACGACCGCGATGATCCGCGAGCAGTTCCCGGAGACGCGGGTGGTGGTACTGACCACGTTCGCCGACGACGAGCACATCCTCGGGGCGCTGCGGGCCGGCGCGGTGGGCTATCTGACCAAGGACGCCGGCCGGGTGCAGATCGCCCAGGCGGTGCGGGCCGCGGCGATCGGGCAGGGGGTGCTCGATCCGCAGGTGCAGCAGCGCCTGCTCGCGGCCGCGACCGGGGGCGCCGCGGCGGCCGGGGGCACGGCGGCACGGGCGGAGCGGGAGCTGCCGGACGGGTTGACCGCGCGCGAGGCGGAGGTGCTCCGGCTGATCGCCGCCGGACTGTCCAACAAGGAGATCGCGAAGCGGCTGTTCGTCACCGAGGTGACGGTGAAGTCCCATGTGAACCGGCTCTTCGCGAAGGCGGGGGTGCGGGACCGGGCGCAGGCCGTGCGGTATGCGTATCAGCACGGCCTGAGCGCCTGA
- a CDS encoding sensor histidine kinase has translation MNTADRTRLPELWRRARNLLVLIAVTVVMVQDHAPWPLVVIGGLGWALLTLRVLPPRPHLVAVCVTLASGLALTALGARGVAPVYLVVALAGSAAVLDLITTGVLAGIGLLALAATLATHHADLSSIAVWCGVLIAVTLLVLLRRQREASAEQERLLADEQALAAMLAERARLAREIHDVLAHSLSALSVQLETAAALLERDRTTEAAALIDRAGTLARDGLTETRRAVSALRGDPLPVPELVAELTAGYARDLGAPATFTVGGEPRELDPETGLALFRAAQEALSNVRKHAPGSAVDAHLAFEAGAVALRVRNHGPAGPPVTGLSSGYGLIGLRERAEMAGGSVTVGPDSDGWLVDVRMPG, from the coding sequence GTGAACACCGCCGATCGCACCCGGCTGCCGGAGCTCTGGCGCCGGGCCCGCAATCTGCTGGTCCTGATCGCCGTCACCGTGGTGATGGTGCAGGACCACGCGCCCTGGCCGCTCGTGGTCATCGGCGGCCTGGGCTGGGCGCTGCTGACGCTGCGCGTCCTGCCACCCCGGCCGCACCTGGTCGCGGTCTGCGTGACGCTGGCCTCCGGACTGGCGCTGACCGCGCTCGGCGCCCGCGGTGTCGCCCCGGTCTATCTGGTCGTCGCGCTGGCCGGCAGCGCCGCCGTGCTCGACCTGATCACCACCGGCGTGCTGGCCGGCATCGGGCTGCTGGCCCTGGCCGCGACGCTGGCCACGCACCACGCCGACCTCTCCTCGATCGCGGTCTGGTGCGGGGTGCTGATCGCGGTGACCCTGCTGGTCCTGCTCCGCCGCCAGCGGGAGGCGAGCGCCGAGCAGGAGCGGTTGCTCGCCGACGAGCAGGCGCTGGCCGCGATGCTGGCCGAGCGGGCCCGGCTGGCCCGGGAGATCCACGACGTGCTGGCCCACTCGCTGTCCGCCCTGTCGGTGCAGCTGGAGACGGCCGCGGCGCTGCTGGAGCGGGACCGGACGACGGAGGCGGCGGCGCTGATCGACCGGGCCGGGACGCTGGCCCGCGACGGGCTGACCGAGACCCGGCGGGCGGTCAGCGCGCTGCGCGGCGATCCGCTGCCGGTGCCCGAACTGGTCGCCGAGCTGACCGCGGGCTATGCGCGGGACCTGGGCGCGCCGGCCACCTTCACGGTCGGCGGGGAGCCGCGCGAGCTCGACCCGGAGACCGGGCTGGCGCTGTTCCGGGCCGCGCAGGAGGCGCTGAGCAACGTCCGCAAGCACGCGCCGGGCAGCGCCGTCGACGCGCACCTGGCGTTCGAGGCGGGCGCCGTCGCGCTGCGGGTGCGCAACCACGGCCCGGCCGGCCCCCCGGTCACCGGACTGTCCAGCGGCTACGGGCTGATCGGCCTGCGGGAGCGTGCCGAGATGGCCGGCGGCAGCGTCACGGTCGGGCCGGACAGCGACGGGTGGCTGGTGGATGTCAGGATGCCGGGGTGA
- a CDS encoding CcdC protein domain-containing protein encodes MEILTPLLVIAALAYAMVRRYLGEPLTARRLVVLPLALTVYGGFMVAQAGLTHVRADVVALAVGGVLAVAGGALRGATVRVMVRDGHLWYRYTWVTLTVWIGLIVLRLVQATVAGTLGADRPVLAASLVLALGLSFLGEAAVVGPRAMAVGAPFAPRRSRRRVAAGR; translated from the coding sequence ATGGAAATCCTCACCCCGCTCCTGGTCATCGCCGCTCTCGCCTACGCCATGGTCCGCCGTTACCTGGGCGAGCCGCTCACCGCGCGCCGCCTGGTCGTACTGCCGCTGGCGCTCACCGTCTACGGCGGTTTCATGGTCGCCCAGGCCGGCCTCACCCACGTCCGGGCCGACGTGGTCGCGCTGGCCGTCGGCGGCGTGCTCGCCGTCGCCGGCGGTGCGCTGCGCGGCGCCACGGTGCGGGTCATGGTCCGGGACGGGCACCTGTGGTACCGCTACACGTGGGTCACCCTGACCGTCTGGATCGGCCTGATCGTGCTGCGCCTCGTCCAGGCCACGGTCGCCGGCACCCTGGGCGCCGACCGTCCGGTGCTGGCCGCCTCGCTGGTGCTCGCCCTCGGCCTGAGCTTCCTCGGCGAGGCCGCGGTGGTCGGGCCCCGGGCGATGGCGGTCGGCGCGCCGTTCGCGCCGCGCCGGTCCCGGCGCCGGGTCGCCGCCGGCCGCTGA
- a CDS encoding cytochrome P450: MTQEIADLGDAVFQADPHPVYERWRTSGPVRQVRMPSGLTVWLITRYEDARRALADPRLSKRATPMPAGQAAGGSRTAGAAAAGAMAPGVAAAISQHMLAVDPPDHTRLRRLVSAAFTARRIEALRPRIERITADLLDALSGRDEADLIDAFAFPLPIQVICELLGLPAEDRDEFREWSDTVVAGSQAGPRLAPALEAMVGYIRDLLAVRRRTPGDDLLSGLIQVRDADDRLTEDELCSMVFLLLIAGHETTVNLIGNGTYVLLRDRAGWERLRADRSLLPSAIEEFLRFEGPLQTATFRIAVADVEIGGVTIPAGDPVIVGLLSANRDGERFPAAAELHLDRVQSPAHLAFGHGIHYCLGAPLARLEAQVAFTALLDRLPGLRLAVPAEALRWRPGLLIRGLETLPVRW; encoded by the coding sequence ATGACGCAGGAGATCGCCGATCTGGGCGACGCGGTTTTCCAGGCCGACCCGCACCCGGTGTACGAGCGGTGGCGCACGAGCGGCCCGGTCCGTCAGGTGCGGATGCCGTCCGGTCTGACCGTCTGGCTGATCACCCGCTACGAGGACGCCCGACGCGCGCTGGCCGATCCGCGGCTGTCCAAGCGGGCCACCCCGATGCCGGCCGGGCAGGCGGCGGGCGGCTCGCGGACGGCCGGCGCGGCCGCCGCCGGGGCGATGGCGCCCGGTGTCGCCGCCGCGATCTCGCAGCACATGCTGGCCGTCGACCCGCCCGACCACACCCGGCTGCGCCGCCTGGTCTCGGCCGCGTTCACCGCCCGCCGGATCGAGGCGCTGCGCCCGCGGATCGAGCGGATCACCGCCGATCTGCTGGACGCGCTGTCCGGCCGGGACGAGGCCGACCTGATCGACGCGTTCGCCTTCCCGCTGCCGATCCAGGTGATCTGCGAGCTGCTCGGGCTGCCGGCCGAGGACCGTGACGAGTTCCGCGAGTGGTCGGACACGGTGGTCGCCGGTTCGCAGGCCGGGCCGCGGCTGGCGCCGGCCCTGGAGGCGATGGTCGGCTACATCCGCGACCTGCTCGCGGTGCGCCGCCGCACCCCCGGCGACGACCTGCTCTCCGGTCTGATCCAGGTCCGCGACGCGGACGACCGGCTCACCGAGGACGAGCTCTGCTCGATGGTGTTCCTGCTGCTGATCGCCGGCCACGAGACCACCGTCAACCTGATCGGCAACGGGACGTACGTGCTGCTGCGCGACCGTGCCGGGTGGGAGCGGCTGCGGGCCGACCGCTCGCTGCTGCCGTCCGCGATCGAGGAGTTCCTCCGGTTCGAGGGCCCCCTGCAGACCGCCACGTTCCGGATCGCCGTGGCGGACGTGGAGATCGGCGGGGTCACCATCCCGGCCGGCGACCCGGTGATCGTCGGCCTGCTCTCGGCGAACCGGGACGGCGAGCGGTTCCCGGCGGCGGCCGAACTGCACCTGGACCGCGTGCAGAGCCCCGCTCACCTGGCCTTCGGGCACGGCATCCACTACTGCCTGGGCGCGCCGCTGGCCCGGCTGGAGGCGCAGGTGGCGTTCACCGCCCTGCTCGACCGGCTGCCCGGCCTGCGGCTGGCCGTCCCGGCCGAGGCGCTGCGGTGGCGGCCCGGCCTGCTGATCCGCGGTCTGGAGACGCTGCCCGTCCGCTGGTGA
- a CDS encoding DNA repair ATPase, whose amino-acid sequence MTIDAGTYEVLRGRLDAKARELAGRAETLNARRIEAFGAQQTELLGTERIRTGNNAVPADVAPAGEVLLFGANAFLGMKAETAVDDVFTVVDRKFQPAAAPGLLDDPGFRRDFAELYRYYRGTRLRQLRRVEGQLLAIFQTGARAGDLKVLRWQIGVDGTVAYQDARGERDHVLPPTHDFEWTVTSREQHVLGRHPHVSIEDEVFVETVGGDLTVKVEDNTEDGAGVYSEPVDQPLQSLADAEIAYARVGPLILLRVLPYQETAYRYLVFNTRTRDVRRLDGIGQACRRLPEDQGVIFPGGYYLVTGAAKTFDRDTAGLAFERVVRSVNGEDVLHVFHDADSGRYLLLPYNVIGKQVATPITGHGYAIFDDGTLVVLRSPGDEPARVHPVQVWRTPYVSDAHAAAQPAGTGPLARIGNADLVRGIADALTVSRMVGEMSAAGPVFEAIIAACTRTFDTYHWLADPELENLAEPLAEVRAAATRVLDEFAAVQALTAQAEQAVAEAEATAGSLVRRAAAEPPATTGGWVGRLAELRRERGRLAGLREMRYADGARLDAIDASLVTATDDTARRAVEFLRHPDAFADYQASVEELAGQAAAIGTVAEGEPVAGRITEQSDGLQVVTEVVGGLEIADATVRVSILDRIGAVLGGLNRARATVDARRRELAAVEGRAAFAAEFALFGQSVSAALAAADTPEHCDEHLARLMAQVETLESRFGEVDDFGERLATRRAEVYEAIAGRRQSLLDERARRADRLAGSARRILDAIHRRIATLGDPDEVNTYFATDPMVAKVRSVADRLRADGDPVRAEELDGRLTAARQEAGRALRDRRELFGDGGIRLGRHTFAVNGQAIDLTLVPHDGGLAYAITGTDYRAPVTDEAFQQTRDFWDQPLISEYRRLYRAEHLAAAILAEEPRAAATAQAEGRLRELVHRIADSRYDEGYERGVHDADATVILDALLRMHTTAGLLRYPPRIRVAAQLFWAYGATAGQRQAWQLRAASLIRVRAMFGSAGRALDDLRAELTDAATDHLGTAGLSAAGVATGDAEIGEYLVDELAGTPAGFVTGAGARAFLDRFHRELGGAESAPARQYAEDLRALAGEPAVRHQLVYAWLEAFHRARPDSGDLNDMLEAVGIEVVGTGLTRYDVAATVRETVTGLLGVHPRIKDGQLTVRLDALLSRARHFREKRMPAYRDYQSRRAALAKAERARLRLDEFKPRVMTTFVRNRLLDDVYLPLIGDNLARQLGTAGAERRTDRSGLLMLISPPGYGKTTLMEYVADRLGLVFVKVNGPALGHGVTSLDPADAPDATARQEVEKISLALEMGTNVLLHLDDIQHTSPELLQKFISLCDAQRRMEGVWNGRTRTYDLRGKRFAVCMAGNPYTESGRRFRVPDMLANRADVWNLGDVLAGREDLFALSYLENALTANTVLAPLAARDGADLPLLLRLAEGDETARADRLAYPYSAAELEQILAVLRMMRRAQRVVLRVNQAYLASASQAEAGRTEPPFRLQGSYRNMNKLAERIVPAMNDDELEQVIDDYYLGEAQTLTGGAEANLLKLAELRGRLAPARAARWAEVKAAYRREQTLGGAEADPVTRAAGAVALVADRVAGVEEAIRLRTRAAAWTAERPDRPAR is encoded by the coding sequence GTGACCATCGACGCGGGCACGTACGAGGTGCTCCGGGGCCGGCTCGACGCCAAGGCGCGCGAGCTGGCCGGGCGGGCCGAGACGCTGAACGCCCGGCGGATCGAGGCCTTCGGCGCCCAGCAGACCGAACTGCTGGGCACCGAGCGGATCCGCACCGGCAACAACGCGGTGCCGGCCGACGTCGCGCCGGCCGGGGAGGTGCTGCTGTTCGGCGCCAACGCGTTCCTCGGGATGAAGGCCGAGACCGCGGTGGACGACGTGTTCACCGTGGTCGACCGGAAGTTCCAGCCGGCCGCGGCGCCGGGGCTGCTGGACGATCCGGGGTTCCGCCGTGACTTCGCCGAGCTGTACCGGTACTACCGGGGGACCCGGCTGCGGCAGCTGCGCCGGGTCGAGGGCCAGCTGCTGGCGATCTTCCAGACCGGGGCCCGGGCCGGCGACCTCAAGGTGCTGCGCTGGCAGATCGGCGTGGACGGCACGGTCGCGTATCAGGACGCGCGCGGCGAGCGGGACCACGTGCTGCCGCCCACGCACGACTTCGAGTGGACGGTCACCAGCCGCGAGCAGCACGTGCTCGGCCGGCACCCGCACGTGTCGATCGAGGACGAGGTGTTCGTCGAGACGGTCGGCGGCGACCTGACCGTCAAGGTGGAGGACAACACCGAGGACGGCGCGGGCGTCTACTCGGAGCCGGTGGACCAGCCGCTGCAGAGCCTGGCGGACGCGGAGATCGCGTACGCCCGGGTCGGGCCGTTGATCCTTCTCCGGGTGCTGCCGTATCAGGAGACGGCGTACCGCTACCTGGTCTTCAACACCCGCACCCGGGATGTACGCCGCCTGGACGGGATCGGGCAGGCGTGCCGCCGGCTGCCGGAGGACCAGGGCGTCATCTTCCCCGGCGGGTACTACCTGGTGACCGGGGCGGCCAAGACATTCGACCGGGACACCGCCGGGCTGGCGTTCGAGCGGGTGGTCCGGTCGGTCAACGGCGAGGACGTGCTGCACGTCTTCCACGACGCCGATTCCGGGCGGTATCTGCTGCTGCCGTACAACGTGATCGGCAAGCAGGTGGCGACGCCGATCACCGGGCACGGCTACGCGATCTTCGACGACGGCACCCTGGTGGTGCTCCGCTCCCCCGGCGACGAACCGGCCCGGGTCCACCCGGTGCAGGTCTGGCGCACGCCGTACGTCTCGGACGCGCACGCCGCGGCCCAGCCGGCCGGGACCGGGCCGCTGGCCCGGATCGGCAACGCCGACCTGGTCCGGGGAATCGCCGACGCGCTCACCGTGAGCCGGATGGTCGGCGAGATGTCGGCGGCCGGGCCGGTCTTCGAGGCGATCATCGCGGCCTGCACCCGGACCTTCGACACCTATCACTGGCTGGCCGACCCGGAGCTGGAGAATCTGGCCGAGCCGCTGGCCGAGGTGCGCGCCGCGGCCACCCGGGTGCTCGACGAGTTCGCCGCGGTGCAGGCGCTGACCGCGCAGGCCGAGCAGGCGGTGGCCGAGGCCGAGGCGACCGCCGGCTCGCTGGTCCGGCGGGCCGCGGCGGAGCCGCCGGCGACCACCGGCGGCTGGGTGGGCCGGCTCGCCGAGCTGCGGCGTGAGCGCGGGCGGCTGGCCGGGCTGCGCGAGATGCGGTACGCCGACGGCGCGCGGCTGGATGCCATCGACGCGTCGCTGGTCACCGCGACCGACGACACCGCCCGGCGCGCGGTCGAGTTCCTGCGCCACCCCGACGCGTTCGCCGACTACCAGGCGAGCGTCGAGGAGCTGGCCGGGCAGGCCGCGGCGATCGGCACGGTGGCCGAGGGCGAGCCGGTCGCCGGCCGGATCACCGAGCAGTCCGACGGGCTGCAGGTGGTCACCGAGGTGGTCGGCGGTCTGGAGATCGCCGACGCCACCGTGCGGGTGTCCATTCTGGACCGGATCGGCGCGGTGCTGGGCGGGCTCAACCGCGCCCGCGCCACGGTGGACGCCCGGCGCCGGGAGCTGGCCGCGGTCGAGGGCCGGGCCGCGTTCGCCGCCGAGTTCGCGCTGTTCGGCCAGTCGGTCTCCGCCGCGCTCGCCGCCGCCGACACCCCGGAGCACTGCGACGAGCACCTGGCCCGGCTGATGGCCCAGGTGGAGACGCTGGAGAGCCGGTTCGGCGAGGTCGACGACTTCGGCGAGCGGCTGGCCACCCGACGCGCCGAGGTGTACGAGGCGATCGCCGGACGCCGGCAGTCGCTGCTCGACGAGCGGGCCCGCCGCGCCGACCGGCTGGCCGGCTCGGCCCGGCGGATCCTGGACGCGATCCACCGCCGGATCGCCACGCTGGGCGATCCGGACGAGGTGAACACGTACTTCGCCACCGATCCCATGGTGGCCAAGGTCCGCTCGGTCGCCGACCGGCTGCGGGCCGACGGCGACCCGGTCCGCGCCGAGGAACTGGACGGGCGGCTCACGGCGGCGCGGCAGGAGGCCGGGCGGGCGCTGCGGGACCGGCGGGAGCTGTTCGGCGACGGCGGGATCCGGCTGGGACGGCACACCTTCGCGGTCAACGGGCAGGCCATCGACCTCACGCTGGTGCCGCACGACGGCGGGCTGGCCTACGCGATCACCGGCACCGACTACCGCGCGCCGGTCACCGACGAGGCGTTCCAGCAGACCCGGGATTTCTGGGACCAGCCGCTGATCTCCGAGTATCGCCGCCTGTACCGGGCGGAGCACCTGGCCGCGGCGATTCTCGCCGAAGAACCCCGGGCTGCGGCCACCGCACAGGCCGAGGGCCGGTTGCGGGAGCTGGTGCACCGGATCGCCGATTCGCGGTACGACGAGGGGTACGAGCGGGGCGTGCACGACGCCGACGCCACGGTGATCCTCGACGCGTTGCTGCGGATGCACACGACCGCCGGCCTGCTCCGCTACCCGCCCCGGATCCGGGTCGCCGCCCAGTTGTTCTGGGCCTACGGCGCCACCGCCGGGCAGCGTCAGGCCTGGCAGCTGCGCGCCGCGTCGCTGATCCGGGTCCGGGCCATGTTCGGCTCCGCCGGCCGGGCCCTCGACGACCTCCGGGCCGAACTGACCGACGCCGCCACCGATCACCTGGGTACGGCCGGCCTGTCGGCGGCGGGCGTGGCGACCGGGGACGCGGAGATCGGCGAGTATCTGGTCGACGAGCTGGCCGGCACCCCGGCCGGGTTCGTCACCGGCGCCGGTGCCCGCGCCTTCCTGGACCGCTTCCACCGCGAGCTGGGCGGTGCGGAGTCCGCGCCGGCCCGGCAGTACGCCGAGGACCTGCGCGCCCTGGCCGGCGAGCCGGCCGTCCGGCACCAGCTGGTGTACGCCTGGCTGGAAGCCTTCCATCGGGCCCGGCCGGACTCCGGCGACCTGAACGACATGCTGGAGGCGGTGGGCATCGAGGTCGTCGGCACCGGACTGACCCGGTACGACGTGGCCGCGACGGTCCGCGAGACGGTCACCGGGCTGCTCGGCGTGCACCCGCGGATCAAGGACGGGCAGCTGACGGTACGCCTCGACGCGCTGCTGTCCCGGGCCCGGCACTTCCGGGAGAAGCGGATGCCGGCCTACCGCGACTACCAGAGCCGGCGGGCGGCGCTCGCGAAGGCCGAACGGGCCCGGCTGCGACTGGACGAGTTCAAGCCGCGGGTGATGACCACCTTCGTGCGCAACCGGCTGCTCGACGACGTCTATCTGCCGCTGATCGGGGACAACCTGGCGCGTCAGCTCGGGACGGCCGGGGCGGAACGGCGTACCGACCGATCGGGGCTGTTGATGTTGATCTCCCCGCCCGGTTACGGCAAGACGACCCTGATGGAGTACGTGGCGGATCGCCTCGGCCTGGTCTTCGTCAAGGTCAACGGGCCGGCGCTGGGGCACGGCGTCACCTCGCTGGACCCGGCCGACGCGCCGGACGCCACCGCCCGCCAGGAGGTGGAGAAGATCTCGCTGGCCCTGGAGATGGGCACCAACGTGCTGCTGCACCTCGACGACATCCAGCACACCAGCCCGGAGCTGCTGCAGAAGTTCATCTCGCTGTGCGACGCGCAACGCCGCATGGAGGGGGTCTGGAACGGCCGGACCCGGACGTACGACCTGCGTGGCAAACGGTTCGCGGTGTGCATGGCGGGCAACCCGTACACCGAGAGCGGCCGTCGTTTCCGGGTGCCGGACATGCTGGCCAACCGGGCCGACGTGTGGAACCTGGGTGACGTGCTGGCCGGCCGGGAGGACCTGTTCGCACTGTCCTATCTGGAGAACGCGCTGACCGCGAACACCGTGCTGGCCCCGCTGGCCGCTCGGGACGGCGCCGACCTGCCGCTGCTGCTGCGGCTGGCCGAGGGCGACGAGACGGCCCGGGCGGACCGGCTGGCGTACCCGTACTCCGCCGCCGAACTGGAGCAGATCCTGGCGGTGCTGCGGATGATGCGCCGGGCGCAGCGGGTGGTGCTGCGGGTCAACCAGGCCTACCTGGCCTCGGCGTCGCAGGCCGAAGCCGGCCGCACCGAGCCGCCGTTCCGGCTGCAGGGTTCCTACCGCAACATGAACAAGCTGGCCGAGCGGATCGTGCCGGCGATGAACGACGACGAACTGGAGCAGGTGATCGACGACTACTATCTGGGCGAGGCGCAGACCCTCACCGGCGGCGCCGAGGCCAACCTGCTCAAGCTCGCCGAGCTCCGCGGCCGGCTGGCTCCGGCGAGAGCCGCACGCTGGGCCGAGGTCAAGGCCGCGTACCGGCGGGAGCAGACGCTCGGCGGGGCCGAGGCCGACCCGGTGACGCGGGCTGCCGGGGCGGTCGCGCTGGTCGCGGACCGCGTGGCCGGGGTGGAGGAGGCGATCCGGCTCAGGACACGGGCAGCTGCGTGGACAGCTGAGCGGCCTGACCGGCCAGCGCGGTGA
- a CDS encoding SPFH domain-containing protein has protein sequence MDVVSTGFGVLLAVVVLIAIGVLFFLSRMFRKVEQGKALIVSKVRRVDVTFTGAVVLPVLHKAEVMDISVKTIEISRTGREGLICRDNIRADIRITFFVRVNKTTEDVIKVAQAIGTSRASNEATLQELFNAKFSEALKTVGKQLDFVDLYTKRNDFRDQIIEVIGTDLNGYSLEDAAIDFLEQTPLGSLDPKNILDAQGIRKITELTAIEAVLTNDFRRNEEKEITRQDVDAREAILELERRKADAEIKQRREIETIRAREEAEIALARAEETLRSEAARLKTEQQLGVQAENKNREIAVAEKNRERVIAIETERIEKDRMLEVIGRQRETELSTIAKDSEVETEKRAMAEVIRERIAVERTVAEQEENIKRLRVVEEAERTRQAVVINAEAEAQEALVKDIKAAEAAEAAARFKAREQLLLAEAKQQAAELEAQAAIRLAEGKQAEAAAFGLAEVRVRERNAEAIEKTGRAEAIVEREKALVAAEAIKEKLKGEAEGLEQKASAMATLDEVTRAHEEYRLRLEMEKEIRLAGIHVHREIAEAQARVVAAGLEKADIDIVGGDSVFFDKLIGSITLGKSIDGFVEHSSVAQAVGARYLNGDGDLAEDLRKVVGAVSTADVANLSVAAAVANSVTKDKSE, from the coding sequence ATGGATGTGGTGTCCACCGGTTTCGGTGTGCTTCTCGCCGTGGTCGTGCTCATCGCGATCGGCGTGCTGTTCTTCCTCAGCCGGATGTTCCGGAAGGTGGAGCAGGGCAAGGCTCTGATCGTCTCGAAGGTGCGCCGGGTGGACGTCACCTTCACCGGCGCGGTGGTGCTTCCCGTGCTGCACAAGGCCGAGGTGATGGACATCTCGGTGAAGACGATCGAGATCTCGCGCACCGGCCGCGAGGGCCTGATCTGCCGGGACAACATCCGGGCCGACATCCGGATCACCTTCTTCGTGCGGGTCAACAAGACCACCGAGGACGTGATCAAGGTGGCGCAGGCGATCGGCACCAGCCGGGCCAGCAACGAGGCGACGCTGCAGGAGCTGTTCAACGCGAAGTTCTCGGAGGCGCTCAAGACGGTCGGCAAGCAGCTCGACTTCGTCGATCTGTACACCAAGCGCAACGACTTCCGGGATCAGATCATCGAGGTGATCGGCACCGATCTGAACGGCTACAGCCTGGAGGACGCGGCGATCGACTTCCTGGAGCAGACGCCGCTGGGCTCGCTGGATCCGAAGAACATCCTGGACGCCCAGGGCATCCGGAAGATCACCGAGCTGACCGCGATCGAGGCGGTGCTCACCAACGACTTCCGGCGCAACGAGGAGAAGGAGATCACCCGGCAGGACGTGGACGCCCGGGAGGCGATCCTCGAACTGGAGCGCCGCAAGGCGGACGCGGAGATCAAGCAGCGCCGCGAGATCGAGACCATCCGGGCCCGCGAGGAGGCCGAGATCGCGCTGGCCCGGGCCGAGGAGACGCTGCGCTCGGAGGCCGCCCGCCTCAAGACCGAGCAGCAGCTCGGAGTGCAGGCGGAGAACAAGAACCGGGAGATCGCGGTCGCCGAGAAGAACCGCGAGCGGGTGATCGCGATCGAGACCGAGCGGATCGAGAAGGACCGGATGCTCGAGGTGATCGGCCGGCAGCGGGAGACCGAGCTGTCCACGATCGCCAAGGACTCCGAGGTCGAGACCGAGAAACGGGCGATGGCCGAGGTGATCCGGGAGCGGATCGCGGTGGAGCGGACGGTCGCCGAGCAGGAGGAGAACATCAAGCGCCTGCGGGTGGTCGAGGAGGCCGAGCGGACCCGGCAGGCGGTCGTCATCAACGCCGAGGCCGAGGCGCAGGAGGCGCTGGTCAAGGACATCAAGGCGGCCGAGGCCGCGGAGGCCGCGGCCCGGTTCAAAGCGCGCGAGCAGCTGCTGCTGGCCGAGGCGAAGCAGCAGGCCGCCGAGCTGGAGGCGCAAGCCGCGATCCGGCTGGCCGAGGGCAAGCAGGCCGAGGCGGCCGCGTTCGGCCTGGCCGAGGTGCGGGTCCGGGAGCGCAACGCGGAGGCGATCGAGAAGACCGGCCGGGCCGAGGCGATCGTGGAGCGGGAGAAGGCACTGGTCGCCGCCGAGGCGATCAAGGAGAAGCTGAAGGGCGAGGCGGAGGGCCTGGAGCAGAAGGCGTCCGCGATGGCCACGCTCGACGAGGTCACCCGGGCGCACGAGGAGTACCGGCTGCGGCTGGAGATGGAGAAGGAGATCCGGCTGGCCGGCATCCACGTGCACCGGGAGATCGCCGAGGCGCAGGCCCGGGTGGTCGCGGCCGGGCTGGAGAAGGCGGACATCGACATCGTCGGCGGCGACTCGGTCTTCTTCGACAAGCTGATCGGCTCGATCACGCTGGGCAAGAGCATCGACGGTTTCGTCGAGCACAGCTCGGTGGCGCAGGCGGTCGGCGCCCGCTACCTCAACGGCGACGGTGACCTCGCCGAGGACCTGCGCAAGGTCGTCGGTGCGGTGTCCACCGCGGATGTCGCCAACCTGAGCGTCGCGGCCGCGGTGGCCAACTCCGTCACGAAGGACAAGTCTGAGTGA